CGAGACCGAGCCGGCGATCACGCCGGGAACGCCCTCCTGGACGAACGCCCACTGGTCGCCGTGGGGGCTGATCGTGTCGCTGGCCTCGACCGGCGCGTCGAACTCCTCGCCCACCTCCTCGAAGAGATCATGGAGCTCCGTCGAGCCGTTCGTCCCTACCCTGAGATTCCTCGAAGTGCCCGCGCCGTCGACGTTGATGACGCATTTCACCCGGTCGAGGTCGTTCGTCTCGGCCCAGTGGTACGCCCCGTAGAGGCCGATCTCCTCGCTGCCGAACGTGATCAGGCGCACGCCGGTCTCGAGGTCGACCCGGTTCAGGAGCCGCCCGACCTCCGCGACGACCGCACAGCCCGCGCCGTTGTCGTTCGCCCCTTCGGCGATGTCGTGGGCATCGACGTGCGCGGTGAGCAGCACCTCCTCGTCGGTGTCGGGGCCGATCGTCGCCTCGACGTTTCGCGACTCCGTCGGCTCGTTTCGCGCCGCCACGTCGAGCGCTCCCTCAGGTTCGTCGAGACGGCGCAGGCGCGCGCCGAGCTCCTTCGAGATCCCAACCGCGGGGATCGGCCCCGGACGGTTGTGGTAGCCGATCTCGCCCGTCGCGGGCAGACAGCCCTCGACGTGGTTGCGGAAGACGAACGCCTCGGCGCCCGCGTCGGCGGCCGCCGCGTACTTCTCCATGCGGTGGAGCCACCTGTCCGAGCCGGGCGGCGAGTCGCTCGCGGCCATCGCGATCGCGCCCTCGACGTCCGTCGCCTGGAACTCGTCGAGCGAGCCGTGGCCCACGTCGACGATCGGAGCCTCGACGCGCCCCGTGGGGGTTCCGGGGAGCCCGATGACCTCGTGGTCGCCGTCGTAGACCCGGTCGGCCGTGAGCGAGGCCTCGCCGCGCCACCAGCCCGGGACCTCGAACTCCTCGATCTGCACGTCCGCGAGGCTAGCCTCCTCGAAGGCCGACGCGACCGCCCGCGCGCCCTCCGCCTCGCCCGCCTGGCCCGCCATGCGGTTGCCCACGGCGACGAGCTCCTCGAGCAGCTCCCAGCCGAAGTCGCTCGTGTAGGCGTCGCCGACCAGTTCGTCGGGC
The sequence above is a segment of the Halalkalicoccus tibetensis genome. Coding sequences within it:
- a CDS encoding M28 family metallopeptidase, giving the protein MRLPDELVGDAYTSDFGWELLEELVAVGNRMAGQAGEAEGARAVASAFEEASLADVQIEEFEVPGWWRGEASLTADRVYDGDHEVIGLPGTPTGRVEAPIVDVGHGSLDEFQATDVEGAIAMAASDSPPGSDRWLHRMEKYAAAADAGAEAFVFRNHVEGCLPATGEIGYHNRPGPIPAVGISKELGARLRRLDEPEGALDVAARNEPTESRNVEATIGPDTDEEVLLTAHVDAHDIAEGANDNGAGCAVVAEVGRLLNRVDLETGVRLITFGSEEIGLYGAYHWAETNDLDRVKCVINVDGAGTSRNLRVGTNGSTELHDLFEEVGEEFDAPVEASDTISPHGDQWAFVQEGVPGVIAGSVSEGSGRGWGHTHADTLDKLDVRDLRAIAIQVAAAVQEAASADRTFTRRSREEIRDGLTSGYEQELKRGGRWPY